In a genomic window of Streptosporangiales bacterium:
- a CDS encoding DoxX family protein: protein MNVVLWVLQGLLALAFLLSGGMKLLRPKESLESVMSWVEDFSPGMIKLIGTVEILAALGLILPAVTGIATVLTPLAAVGLVLVMVGAAVTHGRRHEFPVVGINAVLLVLAAVVVWGRFGPYPLG, encoded by the coding sequence ATGAACGTCGTCCTCTGGGTGCTGCAGGGCCTGCTCGCACTCGCCTTCCTCCTGTCGGGAGGGATGAAGCTCCTCCGCCCCAAGGAGAGCCTCGAGTCGGTCATGTCCTGGGTCGAGGACTTCTCGCCCGGCATGATCAAGCTGATCGGCACCGTCGAGATCCTCGCCGCACTCGGCCTGATCCTGCCGGCCGTCACCGGTATCGCGACCGTGCTGACGCCCCTCGCGGCGGTGGGTCTCGTGCTCGTGATGGTCGGGGCGGCGGTCACGCACGGTCGGCGTCACGAGTTCCCGGTGGTCGGCATCAACGCCGTGCTCCTGGTCCTGGCGGCGGTGGTCGTCTGGGGACGGTTCGGGCCCTACCCGTTGGGCTGA
- a CDS encoding iron-sulfur cluster assembly accessory protein: MTVQHDGQTEVVAEATPDGPVVLTEVAASKVKNLLEQEGRLDLALRVEVHPGGCSGLRYQLYFDDEQRDGDDTTYFGDVSVVVDRKSVPFIKGAVIDFTDTIQKQGFTIENPNATGSCACGDSFH, translated from the coding sequence ATGACGGTCCAGCACGACGGCCAGACCGAGGTTGTCGCCGAGGCGACACCGGACGGTCCCGTAGTCCTCACCGAGGTCGCCGCGAGCAAGGTCAAGAACCTGCTGGAACAGGAAGGCCGCCTCGACCTCGCCCTGCGGGTCGAGGTCCATCCTGGTGGATGCTCCGGGCTGCGGTACCAGCTCTACTTCGACGACGAGCAGCGCGACGGCGACGACACGACCTACTTCGGCGACGTCAGCGTGGTGGTCGACCGTAAGAGCGTGCCGTTCATCAAGGGTGCGGTGATCGACTTCACCGACACCATCCAGAAGCAGGGGTTCACGATCGAGAACCCCAACGCCACGGGCTCCTGCGCCTGCGGCGACTCCTTCCACTGA
- a CDS encoding TIM barrel protein: MNPIGVHAAVWVGGWSPEQTRVAVESSRRAGYDLIELTATTPDNVDVDLTRRLLAEHGLAATASLGLTFTNDISSDDTAVVDAGRDTLHRALAVVTAVGATHLTGVVHSAMAKHPRPATATGRANAVAVLRELAAAAAPSGVRIGLEVVNRYESNLVNTTRDALALADDIGADNVVLHLDTYHMNIEEGDLARPVAEAGDRLGYVHVGESHRGYLGSGTVDFPRFFRALAASGYGGPITFESFSSAVVDPDLSNTLGVWRNLWDDGADLAAHARRFVDDGMRAARASLR, translated from the coding sequence GTGAATCCGATCGGCGTCCACGCCGCGGTCTGGGTCGGCGGCTGGTCCCCCGAACAGACCCGCGTCGCCGTCGAGAGCAGCCGGCGCGCCGGCTACGACCTGATCGAGCTGACCGCGACCACCCCGGACAACGTCGACGTCGACCTCACCCGCCGGCTGCTCGCCGAGCACGGCCTCGCGGCGACGGCGTCGCTCGGGCTCACGTTCACGAACGACATCTCCAGCGACGACACCGCGGTCGTCGACGCGGGACGCGACACGCTGCACCGGGCGCTCGCCGTCGTCACGGCCGTCGGCGCCACCCATCTCACCGGCGTCGTGCACTCGGCGATGGCCAAGCACCCGCGACCGGCCACCGCGACGGGACGTGCCAACGCCGTCGCCGTCCTGCGCGAGCTGGCCGCCGCGGCCGCGCCGTCGGGCGTGCGGATCGGGCTGGAGGTCGTCAACAGGTACGAGAGCAACCTCGTCAACACCACCCGCGACGCGCTGGCGCTCGCCGACGACATCGGCGCCGACAACGTCGTGCTGCACCTCGACACGTACCACATGAACATCGAGGAGGGCGACCTCGCGAGACCGGTCGCCGAGGCCGGCGACCGGCTCGGCTACGTGCACGTCGGCGAGAGCCACCGTGGCTACCTCGGCTCGGGCACCGTCGACTTCCCCCGGTTCTTCCGCGCGCTCGCGGCGTCGGGGTACGGCGGGCCGATCACGTTCGAGAGCTTCTCCTCGGCCGTCGTCGACCCGGACCTGTCGAACACGCTCGGCGTCTGGCGCAACCTGTGGGACGACGGCGCCGACCTCGCGGCGCACGCCAGGCGGTTCGTCGACGATGGCATGCGGGCCGCCAGGGCGAGCCTGCGCTGA
- a CDS encoding carbohydrate kinase family protein, translating into MQIAVTGSIATDHLMQFSGRFADSLVVDQLDKISLSFLVDDLEVRRGGVAGNIAFGMGSLGLRPLLVGAVGQDFGEYRAWLDEHGVDTSAVRVSETRHTARFVCTTDRDTAQIATFYSGAMSEAREIELAPLAGRQGGLDLVVIGANDPDGMLRHTAECRDHGYPFLADCSQQLAFMERDGIRALIDGARYLFTNEYEAGLTEQKTEWSAAEILDRVGTRVTTLGADGARIESKDAPTVHVKAVPVREISEPTGAGDGFRAGFLAGLAWELDHVRCAQLGSVLAAYVLEVDGPQEYGFEKKAFLQRFTDVFGADAAADVEPHLLGAGA; encoded by the coding sequence GTGCAGATCGCTGTCACCGGTTCGATCGCCACCGACCACCTGATGCAGTTCTCGGGTCGCTTCGCCGACTCGCTCGTCGTCGACCAGCTGGACAAGATCTCGTTGTCCTTCCTCGTCGACGATCTCGAGGTACGCCGCGGCGGCGTGGCGGGCAACATCGCGTTCGGCATGGGCAGCCTGGGCCTGCGCCCCCTCCTCGTCGGCGCGGTGGGACAGGACTTCGGCGAGTACCGCGCGTGGCTCGACGAGCACGGCGTCGACACCAGCGCCGTCCGCGTCTCCGAGACCCGGCACACCGCGCGGTTCGTGTGCACCACCGACCGTGACACCGCGCAGATCGCCACCTTCTACTCCGGCGCGATGAGCGAGGCCAGGGAGATCGAGCTAGCGCCGCTCGCCGGGCGGCAGGGCGGGCTCGACCTCGTCGTCATCGGGGCCAACGACCCCGACGGCATGCTCAGGCATACCGCCGAGTGCCGTGACCACGGCTACCCGTTCCTCGCCGACTGCAGCCAGCAGCTCGCGTTCATGGAGCGCGACGGCATCCGCGCCCTCATCGACGGCGCGCGCTACCTGTTCACCAACGAGTACGAGGCCGGGCTCACCGAGCAGAAGACCGAGTGGAGCGCCGCCGAGATCCTCGACCGCGTCGGCACCCGGGTCACCACGCTCGGCGCCGACGGCGCGCGCATCGAGTCCAAGGACGCCCCCACGGTCCACGTCAAGGCCGTGCCGGTGCGCGAGATCTCGGAGCCGACGGGTGCCGGCGACGGCTTCCGCGCCGGGTTCCTCGCCGGCCTGGCCTGGGAGCTCGACCACGTGCGCTGCGCGCAGCTCGGCTCCGTGCTCGCCGCGTACGTCCTCGAGGTCGACGGCCCACAGGAGTACGGGTTCGAGAAGAAGGCGTTCCTGCAGCGCTTCACCGATGTCTTCGGCGCCGACGCAGCCGCGGACGTCGAGCCGCACCTGCTCGGCGCGGGCGCGTAG